From Syngnathus typhle isolate RoL2023-S1 ecotype Sweden linkage group LG13, RoL_Styp_1.0, whole genome shotgun sequence, a single genomic window includes:
- the dis3l2 gene encoding DIS3-like exonuclease 2 isoform X1: MHMDSSRQPKRVNPKWEAKGSQSESKAPCRKDAYARLLSQHRSSTFTKFLEQYAKESSLPKEDNGPTRLLQAQSDKMSIPQGKRDLMPNHLSDSSDFSPSSSKDKGDDSSLSMYMVKLSIQNAQNDNEKNPGVSEKHRKAQRRDTATSQDGDIESGEELSSSDPNDSKRQQRQRKKNKDTSKENLSKDSSHFAENAQSKANVTELEHEETRNKKNPSKQMEEGKQKALTSKCSGDSHDFNKVQKPTASNANLPADKNKNKGGRGSRKQVFEPYMTAEEVSRGLQRGQFIQGQLRINPKKYHDAFILSPDDTRDIFLDGIIARNRALNGDIVVVQILPQEQWKVVKSDCEGISEAEAHKKNLIQTAQKKIVQADHLENTFTPQSTSEVFQMTAKVVYIVEKKHSRAVTGSLKFLPDKPFAMFSPVDHRVPRINIPLSDCPEDFISRPDDYTNTLFICRITNCPADSNFAEGRLAKTLGQAGEIEPETEGILIEYDVDFSEFSDKVIDCLPKNLPWNIPPEELAKRKDLRKECIFTIDPATARDLDDALSCKQLPDGNYELGVHIADVSYFVEEGNDLDQIASRRATTVYLVQKVIPMLPRLLCEELCSLNPLADRLTFSVIWKITPEGKILNEWFGRSVIRSCVQLSYDHAQSMIEAPEKKFSAQELPPVDPEHDIDVIHQAVLNLHSVAKKLRAQRLSGGALRLDQLKLSFQLDKETMMPQGCYIYEYKDSNKLVEEFMLLANIATAHHIYKCFPKLALLRRHPPPKTKKVEELQELCDELGLDIDISSAGALNKSLLSILGKDQYSIARKEVLTHMCSRTMQMAVYFCAGVFEEEKLFKHYALNVPLYTHFTSPIRRYADILVHRLLASSLNCGPNLALSTEEIKKQASRCNDKKTASKRVQELSSELFFGVFVKDCGPLDSEAMVMAVLDQSFDVLVLRYGVQKRIYCKSVTGLASFHHRKVRKQSELTLLWKPEDPQAPPFEQVISIFTLVEVQLKADSVPTKCSALLKRPNAIPH, from the exons ATGCACATGGATTCTTCTCGGCAACCCAAGAGGGTCAACCCAAAATGGGAGGCGAAAGGCAGTCAAAGTGAGTCTAAAGCTCCCTGTCGCAAAGATGCCTATGCCAGACTTCTGAGCCAGCACCGCAGCAGCACCTTCACAAAATTCCTGGAGCAATATGCCAAGGAGTCATCTCTCCCTAAAGAAGACAATGGACCTACCAGACTTCTTCAAGCTCAGAGTGACAAGATGAGCATACCCCAAGGAAAAAGGGATCTAATGCCAAATCATTTATCTGATTCCAGTGACTTTTCCCCTTCTTCCTCAAAAGATAAAGGCGACGATAGCTCCTTGTCAATGTATATGGTGAAATTGAGCATTCAAAATGCACAGAATGACAACGAGAAGAACCCAGGTGTGTCTGAAAAGCACAGGAAGGCACAGAGAAGGGATACTGCCACTAGCCAAGATGGTGACATTGAGTCGGGAGAGGAGCTAAGTTCTTCAGACCCAAATGATTCCAAGAGGCAGCAGCGTCAGCggaagaaaaataaagacacCAGCAAAGAAAACCTCTCCAAAGACAGCAGCCACTTTGCTGAGAATGCCCAAAGTAAAGCCAATGTAACTGAACTAGAACACGAGGAGACAAGGAACAAAAAGAATCCGTCCAAGCAGATGGAGGAGGGGAAGCAAAAAGCTCTAACATCTAAATGTTCAGGTGACAGTCATGATTTCAACAAAGTACAAAAACCTACAG CATCCAATGCCAATTTGCCTGCAGACAAGAATAAGAACAAAGGAGGCCGAGGATCAAGGAAACAAGTGTTCGAACCCTATATGACTGCTGAAGAGGTTTCGCGGGGCCTTCaaagggggcaatttattcag GGACAATTGCGAATAAACCCCAAGAAGTACCATGATGCTTTCATCCTGTCTCCT gatgATACACGAGATATATTTTTGGATGGCATAATTGCTCGTAATAGGGCATTAAATGGAGACATTGTCGTGGTGCAAATCTTACCTCAGGAACAATGGAAG GTGGTGAAGTCTGATTGTGAGGGAATCAGTGAGGCAGAAGCCCATAAGAAAAACCTGATCCAAACAGCCCAAAAGAAGATTGTACAAgcag ACCATCTGGAAAACACCTTCACACCACAGTCCACTAGTGAAGTCTTTCAAATGACTGCTAAA GTGGTGTACATTGTTGAAAAGAAGCACTCAAGGGCTGTGACAGGCTCTCTGAAATTTCTACCCGACAAGCCATTTGCAATGTTCTCTCCTGTGGACCACCGCGTGCCCAGGATTAACATTCCCCTGTCCGATTGTCCAGAAGATTTTATCTCCCGCCCTGATGATTACACCAACACGCTCTTCATCTGCCGCATCACCAATTGTCCGGCTGACAGCAACTTTGCAGAAGG TCGACTGGCGAAAACTTTGGGCCAGGCTGGGGAAATCGAGCCGGAAACAGAGGGCATTCTTATAGAGTACGATGTGGATTTTTCAGAATTCTCTGATAAAGTCATAGATTGCTTACCCAAGAATTTGCCTTGGAACATCCCACCCGAGGAGCTGGCCAAGAGAAAAGACTTAAG GAAAGAGTGCATCTTCACAATCGACCCAGCGACCGCCAGAGATTTGGATGATGCCTTGTCCTGTAAACAGCTTCCAGATG GCAACTATGAGTTGGGGGTCCACATTGCTGATGTCAGTTATTTTGTGGAGGAGGGCAATGATTTGGATCAAATCGCCAGCCGGCGAGCCACAACTGTATATCTTGTCCAAAAA GTCATCCCTATGTTGCCAAGGCTGCTTTGTGAGGAGCTATGCAGTTTGAACCCTCTCGCTGACAGGCTGACCTTCTCCGTCATTTGGAAAATCACACCAGAAGGAAAG ATTCTGAATGAGTGGTTTGGGCGCTCTGTGATTCGCTCGTGTGTCCAGTTGAGTTATGATCATGCTCAGAGTATGATTGAGGCCCCTGAAAAGAAGTTTTCTGCCCAAGAGCTGCCTCCTGTGGACCCAGAGCACGACATTGACGTGATCCACCAAGCAGTGCTCAACCTGCATTCCGTTGCAAAGAAGCTCAGAGCTCAGCGTTTGTCTGGAGGAGCGCTCCGATTGGACCAG CTGAAACTCTCTTTCCAATTGGACAAAGAGACAATGATGCCCCAAGGCTGCTACATTTACGAGTACAAAGACAGTAACAA GTTGGTTGAAGAGTTTATGCTACTGGCTAACATTGCCACAGCTCACCATATATACAAATGCTTCCCTAAGCTTGCATTGCTCAGACGCCACCCTCCACCCAAGACTAAGAAGGTGGAGGAGCTACAAGAGCTGTGTGATGAGCTGGGCTTAGACATTGACATTTCTTCTGCCGGCGCATTGAAT aagagTCTACTTTCCATTCTTGGTAAAGATCAATATTCCATTGCCCGGAAGGAAGTGCTCACCCACATGTGCTCCAGAACAATGCAG ATGGCAGTATACTTTTGTGCGGGGGTATTTGAGGAGGAAAAGCTTTTTAAGCATTACGCCTTGAATGTTCCTCTTTACACTCACTTCACATCACCCATCAGACGATACGCTGACATCTTGGTGCACAGACTGCTGGCATCTTCACTGA ACTGCGGTCCCAACTTAGCACTGTCAACAGAGGAAATCAAAAAACAGGCTTCACGCTGCAATGACAAAAAAACTGCATCCAAGAGAGTGCAAGAGCTGAGCTCTGAGCTCTTTTTCGGAGTTTTTGTAAAG GACTGTGGCCCCCTGGACTCCGAGGCCATGGTGATGGCCGTGTTGGATCAGTCCTTCGATGTGCTGGTTCTGCGCTATGGAGTGCAAAAACGCATCTACTGCAAG TCTGTCACCGGCCTGGCCTCGTTCCATCATCGCAAGGTCAGGAAACAATCTGAGCTGACCCTCCTGTGGAAACCAGAGGACCCACAAGCACCTCCATTTGAGCAG GTCATTTCCATCTTCACACTAGTAGAGGTGCAACTCAAAGCCGACAGCGTGCCCACAAAGTGCAGCGCGTTACTCAAGAGGCCCAATGCGATACCCCACTGA